A window of Mycolicibacterium madagascariense genomic DNA:
CAGGCACGCCGTCGCCGAGGGTTGCCTGGAAGAGGAGTCGACGGCCCCCTCCCCCGGCGACGGCTGAGCGACCCGGTCACAGACCGGCGAAGCGTTCCCTGACCTGTTCGTCGGTCAGCCCGTAGTCCGCGAGCGAGTAGGTGTGCTTGGGCGCGCGCGGACCCTGGCGGCTCTCCGCGTGGCTCGCGACCATGGCCGCACGGGCATCGTCGGTGAACTCGATGCCGAACGTGTCGTACACGTCGGCGACCACCGCGATGGGATCCTTGACGAGTTCGAAGTAGTCGAGGTCGTAGAAGTGCGACGAATCATGTTTGGCCCGTTCGGCATTGAACAACTCCAGCCCGCGCGACCACGTCTCGAGTGAATCCTGGCCGATGACCTCGCCGGTGAAGACGTTCGACCAGCCCTCCGTGGTGTGCTGCGCCAGTGAGCACATCGACGCCATGATGGTCTCGGCAGGGCGGTGGCACTGCACCACCAGCGCGTCGGGGTAGGTCGCGAACAGCGCGTCGAGGGCGAACAGGTGGCTGGGGTTCTTCAGCACCCAGCGCTTGTCGACGTCGTTCAGACCGATCAGTTGCAGGTTACGGCGATGGCGCGCATAGGGTTTGGTCCAGTCCCGCTGCGCCAGCCACCGCGAGTACGTCGGAATGTGCGCCAGGGTCTCATAGGACACCGAGTGCAGCGACTGGCGCAGCAGCTGCCAGCATTCCTCGACCTCGTCGGCGGTCATGTAGTGCAGGCCGGTGTAGTCCGGATTCTCCGCGTGCGCCTTGGCGTACTGCGCGTCGAGCTGCTGGAACGCCGGGTTCTGCGACCACGCCTCGCGCGGCGGACGCGGCTGCGGGAACTCCGCCAGCCAGAGCTCGAGTCCCTGATGCCTCGGGTCGGCCGTCAGCAGCCGGTGGATCGCCGTGGTGCCGGTGCGCGGCAGACCGGTCACGAAGATCGGCCGCTCGATCGGCACGTCGACGTGCTCCGGGTACTGCTTGAACGCCGCCTCCGAGACCAGCCGGGCCACCAGCGCATTGCGCACGAAGAACCGCTGCATCTTGCTGCCGAACTCGGTGAGATCGGCGTCGCGCCGGAACGATTCGAGCAGGACGCCGAGCGCCTCGCGGTAACCGTCGTCGTCGGAGCCGAAGTCGTCGAGCCCGCAGGCCTTCACGGCCGAGGCGTGCAGATCGTCGACGGTGCCCGGATCGGTGCGGATGGGACTCACGCCTTGTACTCCCCGCAGTTCACGTCGAGCGCCTGGCCCGTGATTCCGGTGGCCAGATCGCTGGCCATGAACAGGATCGCGGAGGCCACCTCGTCCTCGGTGGGCAGCCGCTTCAGATCGCTGTTGACGGCCGCGGCCCGGTAGATCTCGTCCACCGACGTGCCGTACTTGCCCGCCTGGTGTTCGAAGTAGCTCTGCAGCGTGCCGCCCCAGATGTAACCGGGCAGAACGGAATTGACGCGGATGCCCTGCTCGCCCAGCTCGGTCGCCAGCGACTGGGACATCGCCAGCAGCGCCGACTTGGCCATCTTGTACGCCCCGTACTTGGCCTGCGAGTGGCGCACGACCATCGAGTTCACGTTGACGATCGACCCGTTCGCCTCGGCCAGCGCCGGCGTGAAGCCCTGGATCATCCGCAGGGCGCCGAACACCGTCAGCTCGATGGCGTCGCGCATGTGCTCGAAGGTGGTGTTGGCCAGCGGCCGCATCGAGGGCACCCGAAAGGCGTTGTTGATCAGGACGTCCACGCGGCCGTACGCCGACAGCGTCTCCTCGACGAGGTGGTCGACCTCGGCATCGTCGGTAATGTCCGTACCCACCGACACCGCGCGCCGTCCGAGGTCGGCGATCTGCTTGGCGACGTCCTCCAGGCGCTCGACGGTGCGCGCCGCCAGCACCAGATCGGCGCCCTCCTGCGCACAGCGCCGCGCCAGCGTCGTGCCCAGCGCAGGACCGACCCCACTGATCACGACGACTTTGTCCTGCAGCAGTCCGGCCATGGTCAACCCACCATCCTCTCGCCAATCAGCTTCTGCCGCAACGCTATCCGTGCGCGCCAGTCGTCGTCGGAGATCTTGTTGGCGTCGTAGT
This region includes:
- a CDS encoding sulfotransferase family protein; its protein translation is MSPIRTDPGTVDDLHASAVKACGLDDFGSDDDGYREALGVLLESFRRDADLTEFGSKMQRFFVRNALVARLVSEAAFKQYPEHVDVPIERPIFVTGLPRTGTTAIHRLLTADPRHQGLELWLAEFPQPRPPREAWSQNPAFQQLDAQYAKAHAENPDYTGLHYMTADEVEECWQLLRQSLHSVSYETLAHIPTYSRWLAQRDWTKPYARHRRNLQLIGLNDVDKRWVLKNPSHLFALDALFATYPDALVVQCHRPAETIMASMCSLAQHTTEGWSNVFTGEVIGQDSLETWSRGLELFNAERAKHDSSHFYDLDYFELVKDPIAVVADVYDTFGIEFTDDARAAMVASHAESRQGPRAPKHTYSLADYGLTDEQVRERFAGL
- a CDS encoding SDR family oxidoreductase; the protein is MAGLLQDKVVVISGVGPALGTTLARRCAQEGADLVLAARTVERLEDVAKQIADLGRRAVSVGTDITDDAEVDHLVEETLSAYGRVDVLINNAFRVPSMRPLANTTFEHMRDAIELTVFGALRMIQGFTPALAEANGSIVNVNSMVVRHSQAKYGAYKMAKSALLAMSQSLATELGEQGIRVNSVLPGYIWGGTLQSYFEHQAGKYGTSVDEIYRAAAVNSDLKRLPTEDEVASAILFMASDLATGITGQALDVNCGEYKA